The DNA sequence ATGGCCCTGCAGTTGAAGCAGTGCCAACCCACCGATCAGCAGGTAGAGCGCCGAGCGCACATAGGCCATGAAGGTGCGTTCATTGGCCAGCCGCGTGCGTTCCAGCGCGAGATGGTCCCGAAGGATCAACTTGTCGCGGTTGCTGAAGGGTCTTCCGAAGCGCAACAGCCCCTTGATGCGTTCCGAGCGTGGAAGCATGCGGCGAAAGTAGCGCAGTCAACGGTCGAAACAGAGGTGGAAGAGGGCATCGCCCTGGTTCACCACGGGAGCGGTGTTCACACAGAGCACATGCCCCGCGAAGGTGGCATGCACCTGTTTCACCAGATCGCCATAGGGGTCGGTGATCAGGCCCAGCACCATGCCTTTTTCCACGCGCGAGCCGCCTTCGGCCATGGGGTGGAACAGGCCCGAGACAGGCGCGCGCAGCCATTTGGAGGCGTTGCGGTGCACGGCGCCACGCGGGTTGTCCGAAGGGCCATCCCAAAGCCCGAGATGTTCCATCACCCGTGTGACGCCCCGATGAGCTTCGCGCACCACATCCTCGTCCAGGCTGCCGGCCATGCCGCCCTCGAAGAGCAGGTAGGTGCGGCCGCGCTTGTTGAGGTGCTCGCGGATGGACTTTTCGCGGACCGATGCCCGCAGCAGGATGGGCGGATCGAAGACCTGGGCCATGGCGAAGGAGGCCGCATCGTCGGCGGTGTAGCGCAGGTGTGGATGATTGAAACGCTGCGCCGCGCCACTGTGCAGGTCGATCGTGACATCCACCGGGGGCAGCACTTCGGTCACCAGGGCGTGGGCGAGTCTTGCAGCGAGCGATCCGCCGCGCGATCCCGGGAAGAAGCGGTTCAGGTCGCGGCCGTCGGGCAGTTCGCGTTTCATGGCCAGGAAACCGAAGACGTTCAGTACGGGAATGGCCACGAGTGTCCCACGGCGCAGTGGTCGTTCCTTCAGGTCGCCCAGGATACGCCGCACGGTGTCGATGCCATTGACCTCATCGCCATGCACGCCGGCCAGCAACAACAACACGGGACCTTCCTCCAGACCGCGCTGCACCACCACGGGTATCTCCACGCTGGTGCGTGTGTACAGGCGAGCCACCTGCAGGTCCAGCACATGGCGTTCGCCGGGCCGCACACTGGTGCCCAGGATGCGCACCAGGGTGCAGCTGTCGCTGGTTTCCTCCGTCCCTTCCATGGGGCGTGAAAGTAACCTGACCGCCCGTCCGGCCTGCTACCTTGGCGCCATGGACCTGGTGCGACGCACGATAGAGCGATATGTGAAGCTCACCGACGCCGAATGGGCCGAGGTGGCGCCTTGTTGGAAGGAGCACCATTTTCCCAAAGGAGCCTTCGTATCCGAAGCCGGGCGTATCGAGAAGCGATTCTACATCGTGGTGGAAGGTGTGCAGCGGCTCTACTTCGCCCACGATGGCAACGAGCATTGTCTGGGCTTCTCTTACGGGCACAGTTGGAGCGGCGATTACGATGCCTTCCTTTCCCAGCGGCCGGGGCGCTTCCATGTGCAGGCGGTCACGGACAGCGTGTTGACCGGCATCGATCGCCAGGATCTGCAGCGCCTCTATGACCGCATACCGGCCATGGACCGATGGGGCCGGTTGATCCTGGAAGAGGTGGTGCAGGGACGTGCCACACGCGAGATCGAGCAGTTCACGCTCAGCGCTGAGGAACGCTACCGCCGGCTTGTGCAGCGCAGCCCACATCTGTTGCAGCTGGTGGCCCAGAAGGACATCGCCTCCTACCTGCGCATGACGCCCGAGACCTTCAGCCGGCTGCGGGCGAAGGTGCTGTGATCCATTCTTGATCCACATCAAGCGCTCGCCCTGCCGGCACAGGTAGTTTCGCGGTGTGGAAGTGATGAACACCCGAGATCTGATCGACGCGTTGCAGAACGAGTTGCGCCGCCAGCTGGAGCACTGCGCCTTGTTGCGCGAAATGCCCTTGGAGCGTTTGCATCTGCGTCCCGCACCCAAGCGCTGGAGTGCGATGGAGGTATTGCGTCACATGGTGATCAGCAGCGGCCACTACCATGCCCGCCTGGAACGACTTTACGCTGACGAGAACAATGGCCTGCGCTTTCGCACGAACTACCTGCCCGGTCGCTGGGGGGACTTCAGTGTAAAGGCCATGGAACCGAAGCCGGACGGCCGAATCGGCTGGCGCATGAAGACCATGGGTATGTTCGAACCACGCCATGTGGCCACCACCGGCTGGCTGGCGTTGGACGACTTTGAAGCACTATGCCGTGGATCCATCGGCCTGCTCGAACGTGCCCGCACCCGGGGACTGGAGGGGGAGAAGGTCACCAGCACCCTGGGGCCTGTCCTTCAATTCAAGGCCGGCGATGCCTTCCGTTTTCCGGTCGCGCACCAGCGGCGGCACTGGCTGCAACTGGAGCGTACGCTCCATGAAGTCGGGGCCGGATCACTTCACACGCTCCCCACCCACGAAGACCGCGTTGATCCGGGCTTTCCATAGTCCGTCGTCGTCGGTCTTGAGCAGGTCGCGGTCCACAATGGTGAGGTCGGCGCGTTTGCCCACCCCCAAGCTGCCCAGATCATTCTCCGTGAAGGTGGCGATGGCGTTCCAGATGGTCATGCCGCGCAGCGCATCCAGGCGGGAGAGGGCGTTCTCCTTCTGGTAGCCGCCTTGGGGCCAGCCGTCGGGCGCTTGCCGCAACACCGCGCTACGGAAGGTCTGCAAGGGGTCGATCGGCTCCACGGGAAAGTCGGTGCCGAGCGCCACCATACCCATGGCGCGGCGGAGTTCCTCGTATGCATAAGCGTGGGCGACGCGCTCCGGCCCCAGCCTGTCGCCGGCCCAGGGCCCATCGCTGGTGGCATGCGTGGGCTGTACGCTGGGGATGATGTTGTAAGCGGCGAACTTGGGCCGGTCCTCCGGACCTACCACTTGGGCGTGCTCAATGCGCCAGCGCCTGTCGTTGGTGCCACCGAGCACCTCGCCATACACATCCAACAGCAGTTGATTGGCGCTGTCGCCGATGCAATGCGTGTTCATCTGGAAATCGTGCCGCTTGCACCATTCGGCCACCTCCTTGAAATGATCGCGTGCAGCCAGTTGCAGACCACGGTGGCCGGGCATGTCGTGGTAGTCCTCCTTGAGCAGGGCGCCGCGCGAACCGAGCGCGCCATCGGAGTAGACCTTGATGCTGCGCACGAAGAGGCGGTCGGTGAGGATCGGGCCGCGTTCGGCGAAGTGCTTCAGAAAGCCGGGGTCATCCGTGACCATGGCATAGACGCGGATCTTCAATGCACCCTCTTCCTGCATGCGCTGTATCAGCTCGATGGTCTTCGGATCGAGTCCGGCGTCCACCACCATCGTCAGGCCCAGATCGAAGCAATCGCTTTGCGCTTCCAGCAGGGACCGGCGTTTGGTGGCCTCATCCGCCTGATCGATGATCTGTTGGAACACGGCCACGGCATTGTCCACCAGCAGACCGGTGGGCCGGCCATCACGCTTCACCATCAAGCCGCCTTCGATCGCGGCACTCGGATCGAAGCCCACCGCATCCATGGCCGCCTGGTTCACCACGGCGGCGTGGCCGTCCACGCGCTGCAGCAGCACCGGCCGGTCCGGGAAGAGCGTATTGAGCTTGGTGTTCGTCGGCAGGCTTCGATCGTTCCAGAAGTTCTCGTCCCATCCCCGGCCCAGGATCCAGGTCGTGTCCGGGTGGGTTTTCGCGAAAGCCAAGGTGCGGTCCAGGACCTCCTCCCAGTTCTTCGCGCCCTGCAGGTCGATCTTCTGCTTGTTCAGGCCGTAGCCCAAAAAATGGCAGTGCCCATCGATGAAACCGGGATAGACCGACCGACCCTGCGCGTCATAATTCTCCTTCGCGCGGTACTTGTTCAGGATCTGCCGCTCGGGCCCCAGTTCCACGATGCGGCCATCGCGTACGGCCATGGCCTGGTGGGTGGAACCCGCCTCATCCAGGGTGTGGATCACGGCGTTGTGGACCACCAGGTCGGCGGTCTCGGACTGGTAGCATGCGGTCAGCATCAGCAGCAGGAGAAGAGTGAGGGGTTTCATGCCGAAAGGAATGGTCCAAGGCGTGGCCAGCGGGCAAGTGCTCGCCGGTGATCGAAAAGGTGCAGCGCGGCGATCAGCAGGAAGGGCAGCAGGGGTGTGCGGTAGCGGACAATGGCGCCCATCACCGGTGTGGTCCAGCCGATCACGAGCGCCAGCACGAGCACGTAGCCCAACAGCATCAGGAGAAAGGGGCGATCGCATCGCGCCAAGGGGTTGCGGTACCAAAGCAACAAGGCGACCGCGAGGATGAGGACCAGATTCTCCGCAGCGGCCAGCGATCCCATGGCGCCCGGTGCCGCGTGCGTCAGCGGGCCGAGCAGGGTGATGTACAAGGCATATGGCGCTTGCGCAGCGAAGGACCACCACTGCGCCTCCAGTCGCACGGGCATCACGAAGCTGCCGCTCTCGGTGCCCATGGCCAGGCCTATGAAATCCTTCTGCTTGTGCGCCAGTATACCGAGGATGTCCGCACCGGTGATGACATGGTGCAGATTCAGACCGATGAGCGCATAGAGCGCATACACCACCGCGAAGCGCCACCAGGCCCCCTGTCGTCCGCGCGACCAGGCGTAGGCCAGCATCGCGGGCAGCAGGCTCAGCAGCACATAGAACTTCAGGAAGAACAACAGTACCATGCTGAACAGCAGCATGGCGATACCGGCCGGTAAGATGCGACCCTCGAGCAGCCGGAAGACCTGCCACACCAGCATCCCCAGACCGAAGAAGAGAAGACTTTCCTTGATGGCGCCGCTGGACCACAACAGGGTGGAGGGCAGGAGGAACAGCATGATGGCCAGGGCTTGTTCCCGACCGGGCAGGAAGCTTGCGAATGCGCGATACAGACCCACCAGCCCGGTGAGCGCCAGAAAGGAGGCGAAGACCGTGTGCACATGGAAATGCCCGAAGCTGAACAGCCGCACCAGGGCGTTGAAACGGATCACCGTGTGCGCGTCGTTGTACAGGTCGCTCTCATATTCCCGGAACCAGTTGTTCATCGCATTGTAATAGGTCTCCGTGAAGTACATGTTGTCGTTCCGGATGCCGAAGAGCATGCGCAGGTAGTCGCCTGGCCTTGCGGGCAGCGCGCTGAACATCACGGCGCTGTCATCGAAGTATTTGAACACGTCCGCATGCACGCGTTCGGTGTACACCCAGGTGTAGATGGCCCACAGCGCCGTGCCGGCCAGTATCTTCAGCAGGAAGAACAACGCCAATCGGCGCATGGGCAACCCCCTTACCCTTGCGAAAAAGGGCATGCGCCGCATGAAGTAGAGCAGCAGCGCGGTGTAGGCGATGGCGAGGAGTATTCCGGGCATGACGGTGGCCAGCGAAGGTAGAAGCGCGCAGGAAGCGACATGGGTCATGCGATCGCGGGTCATGGTGCGGGTCTAACTTTGCCGCCCCATGTCCACCAAGACCCTCAACCCTGACACCGCCCCTGCCGGAGTCGATACCGCCAAGAAACTGGGCCTGCTGCCCGAGGAGTATGACAGGATCCAGGAGATCCTGGGCCGCCAGCCCAACTTCACCGAGCTGAGTATCTACAGCGCCATGTGGAGCGAGCACTGCTCCTACAAGAACTCCATCAAGCAACTTAAGACCCTTCCGCGGAGCGGCCCCAAACTGCTGGCCGAGGCCGGTCAGGAGAACGCCGGGCTGGTGGACATCGGCGACGGTTGGGCGTGCGCTTTCAAGATAGAAAGCCACAACCACCCCAGCGCCATCGAGCCTTACCAAGGCGCGGCCACCGGCGTAGGAGGGATCAACCGGGACATCTTCACCATGGGCGCACGACCCATCGCGCAGCTCAACAGCTTGCGCTTCGGTGACATCAGCACCGAGGCCCGCAGCCGCTGGCACATGCGTGGCGTCGTGAAAGGCATCGGCGACTACGGCAATGCCTTCGGGGTGCCTGTGCTCGGTGGCGAGGTCTACTTCGATCCCTGTTACACCACCAACCCGCTGGTGAACGCCATGAGCGTGGGGATCGTGCGCACGGATCGTGTGATCAGCGCCACCAGCCACGGCCAAGGGAACCCCGTCTTCATCGTGGGCAGCAGCACCGGCAAGGACGGCATCCACGGCGCCAGCTTCGCCAGCAAGGACATCACCGAGACCAGCATGGACGACCTGCCCGCCGTGCAGGTGGGCGACCCCTTCATGGAGAAGCTGCTGCTGGAAGCATCGCTGGAATTGTCGCTCACCGATGCCATCATCGGCATGCAGGACATGGGCGCGGCGGGCATCACCTGCAGCACAAGCGAGATGAGCGCGAAGGGCGAGGCCGGCATGGAAATCCACCTGGACCGTGTGCCCACGCGGCAGGAGGGCATGCGCGCATGGGAGATCCTGCTGAGCGAAAGTCAGGAGCGCATGTTGGTGGTGGTGAAGAAGGGAAGGGAGGCCGAAGTGAAGGCCATATTCGACAAGTGGGACCTGAACTGCATGGAGATCGGCACCGTCACGGAGGGTGGCCAGGTGCGCTTCTACATGCACGGTGAACTGGTGGCGGATGTGCCCGCCGATAGCCTTGTGCTCGGCGGCGGTGCACCGGTGTATACGCGCGAAGAGAAGGAACCGGCCTACATCAAGGAGAACAGGAAGTTCAGTACGGATGATGTGCCGGTGCCGGATGACCTGCGTGCGGTCGCCTACGACCTGCTGGCCAGCCCGAACATCGCCAGCAAACGCTGGGTGTACGAACAGTACGATACCATGGTGCGCACCAACAACATGAGCACCAATGCCCCCAGCGACGCGGGCCTGGTGTTGCTGAAGGAAGGTGGCGGCACCAAGGGCCTGGCGGTGACCGTGGACTGCAATGGCCGATATGTGCATGCGGACCCTTACATGGGCGCCATGATCGCGGTGAGCGAAGCCGCGCGCAACATCGCCTGCACGGGTGGCGAGCCTTGTGGCGTGACCAACTGCCTCAACTTCGGCAACCCTTACGACCCCGAGGTCTACTGGCAGTTCGCACAGGCCATCAAGGGTATGGGCGATGCCTGCCGCGCGTTCGAAACACCGGTCACCGGCGGCAACGTCAGCTTCTACAACCACACGGTCACCGAGAAGAGGAACATCCCGGTCTTCCCCACGCCCACGATCGGCATGGTGGGGATCGTGCCCGATGTGGCCAGACGCATGAGCCTCGACTTCAAGGCCAAAGGCGATCTGATCTTCATGCTGGGCAAGGCCGTGGAGGACATCGCCTGTAGCGAGTACCTGGTGCGGCATCACAAGATCGACCGCTCGCCTGCGCCGTATTTCGACATCGACGAGGAGAAGCGCCTGCATACCATGCTGCTGATGCTCATCCGCAAGGGCTTGATCAACGCCGCCCATGACGTGAGCGACGGCGGCCTGTGGACGACACTGGTGGAGATGGGCCTGCCGCGTGGCCTCGGATTCGACATTGTGACCGACAGCGAGATCCGTGAGGACGCCTTCCTCTTCGGCGAAGGTCAGGGCCGCGCCGTAGTGGCGGTGGACCACGAGATGGAGAACGACTTCCTGGACCTGCTACAGGCCAGCCGCGTGCCCTTCGTGCTGTTGGGCCACGTCACCAAGGGCAAGCTGGTGATCGATGATGTGCCCTACGGTTTCATCGAGGATGCACGCAAGGTCTTCGAGGAGGCCATCCCGAACATCCTGCGCGAACCATAGTTCAAGGTCGTGGGTTGAAGGTCGGCCCCCACGGGTCCATGCTTGCTGAAGGTTGAACAACCTCCAACGACCAGCATTCAACTCAAGATCTGGTTCGACCAAGGCCCCGACCAGGCCACCTTGGGTCCTCCGCCGCAAGTAGGCGGTCCTTCTCACCTGCCGTCAATGGCGAACGTGGGAAACACGCATCCCGCTGAGGATGCGGTCCAAGGCCACGAAGGCGAAGGTCACCAAAGAGGCGCCGATCATCCATTTGGGCCAATCGCCTTGTGGCAGCCGCAGATCGGACAGGATCGCCAGAATTCGATCCAGATAAGGGACGCTGACCGTGCTGGCTCCGGTGGGCGACAGGATGGCGGCGAGGACCACCACCGCAAGTGTCAGACCCATGCCCAACCACCCCCAGCGCCCGATGAGCGGAGCCGGTTCCAACGGTCGTGCGATGGGTGCCACGGATACACGGGCCATGATGCGTGCCGCGAGATCCTCCTGCGGGGCATGGTGCCCTGCCAGGTGGAAGAGCTTCCGGAGATCTTTGTCGTCAAGCTCACGCATGGTCCAAAAGTAGCTCGCGTGCTTCGGCGCCCAGTTCCTTCTCCAGCACTTCCAGCAGCTTCTTGCGGGCGCGGTGCAGCTTCACTTTCACATTAGACGCCCCAAGTCCGGTGACGGTTACGATCTCCTCCACGCTCAGCTCTTCCAAGTAGAAGAAGCTGAGGATCGAGGCGTCCTCTGGCACGAGCCGGGCCAGGGCGTCATCGAGCACCCGCCGCAGTTCGGTCCTGTGGCCTTCGTTCCCGCCATCCGAAGCAGGGTGGTGCGGGAGGTCCTCCAAGGCGCCGGTCTCCTTCCGCCTCCGTCCGTGGCTGATGGCCGTGCGATAGGCGATACTGTACAGCCAGGTGCTGAACTTCGCGTTGCCTCCGAAGCCGGCCAGATGCTGGTAGGCCTTCACGAAGCTGTCCTGAGTGGCCTCCTCGGCATCCTGGTCATTGCGCAGCACTCGGTGGCACACGGTGAACACCATGTGCTGGTATTTCCGCACGAGTTCACCATAGGCATGGGCATCCCCTTGCAGGATCCGCGCTATGATGCCGGCGTGTTCCATGTCTATGCTCGCTTCGGCGAAACAGGTTCGCCCTTGGTACAAATTGAGATCGGGTGTTCACCGGCCGAAAGTCAACTCGGATGCGCGGCTTCACCTCCTGACCACTGGTCGCTTCATGCTGATGGAAGGGGATCGTAACCGTCCCGGAGCGGTCGGCGTCAGATGGAGCACAACTGACAGCAACAGATCCCTCCATGGAAGCTCTCATTCCCCTCTTCGGCGTCATCATGCCCTTCGCCACGGCCTTCGGCATCATCTACATCATCTGGTCAACGCGCCACCGGGAGCGTATGAGCATGATCGAGAAAGGCATGGACCCGGAAGCGTCCAAGCCAGCACCCGACCCGCGCAAGGCCATGCGCAATGGACTCCTCATGATCGGCATCGGCGTGGGTCTGCTCGCCGCCTGGCTCTTCCACCAGCATGCCATGGACCCCGACCGGGATTCGCTGCTGCCTTATTTCATGGGACCCGCCATATTCGGCGGGCTGGCCTTGGTGGTGTACTACCTGCGCTTCGGCCCGAAGGATCGGGCATGAGGCATTGCTTGTTGCACGGTGGGGCTGTGATTCCCGGGATCGGGAAGCGCTGCCCCTCCTTGCTGTGTAAGCCCGGGGCAGGTTTTCTTTGAAGGCATGTTCAAGGGGCTTTTGCGATGGCTCAGGGTGCTGTGGGCCATTGCCGTTTGGGTTGTTGTCATTTCGGTGAGTTGGGTGCTCCTCCTGGGTGCCTTTGATGCTCCATTGACCTGGCTCATGGCCGAGCAGGCCAAGGAGCAGGGGCGGCTTCACCGCATAGTGGTGCCTTTGGGAGCCATGGCACGCAGCCTGCCATTGGCTGTCATCGCATCAGAGGACCAGCGGTTCATGACGCATGATGGGTTCGCCTGGGAGGCCATTCAAAAAGCACGCGAAGAGCATCTCCGAGGTCGTCGTCTTCGGGGTGCCAGCACCATCAGCCAACAGACAGCGAAGAATGTCTTCCTCTGGCCCGATCGAAGTTGGCTCCGCAAAGGCATGGAAGTGTGGTTCACCGTGCTGATAGAGACATTATGGACCAAGGAGCGGATCTTGGAGGTGTATCTCAACGTGGCAGAACTCGGCAGGGGTGTTTTCGGGGCGGAAGCGGCCGCCCAACATTGTTTCAACCGTCCGGCGGCCAAGCTCACAAGGGAGCAATCGGCGCTTATGGCGACCATACTCCCTGCTCCGCGCCGCTACGACTGCCGCAAACCGGGACCCTATTTGTCCGGGCGTCAGCAATGGGTATTGCGGCAGATGCGCAATGTCGGGGACGTGTTGGACCCTGAAGTCCTCGAACGGCGGCGGGATAAGATTGAGCGTGAGAAGAAAGCGGTCAGGAAAGGTGGCGCGAAGTGACCAAGGGGTTCAACCTTCCTGCACCAGGTGCAGGGTCTGCGTCGGGAAGGCGAAGCTGAGGCCGTTCTCGTTGAATCGTCGCAATATCTCCAAGGATACCCGTGATTGCGTTTGGAAGATGTCCGAGCCTTTGCGGATGTAACAGATGAAAAGGATGTTGAGTGAGAAGGCCCCATAGCTGTTGAAGCTCACCAGTCGCTCCTGTTCCAGCACATCCTGCATCCCATCGATCAGGTCGTTCAGCAGTTGGATGGCCATTTCCATCTTGTCGGGTGGTGTGCCGTAGACCAGTCCAAGCTCATGTCGGATGCGGCGCCATGGTTCGGCTGTCACGTTCTCCAACATGGTGTCCGTGAATTTGAAGTTGGGCACCACGACCACCGGGCCTTCGAGCGTGCGGATGCGCGT is a window from the Flavobacteriales bacterium genome containing:
- a CDS encoding amidohydrolase — its product is MKPLTLLLLLMLTACYQSETADLVVHNAVIHTLDEAGSTHQAMAVRDGRIVELGPERQILNKYRAKENYDAQGRSVYPGFIDGHCHFLGYGLNKQKIDLQGAKNWEEVLDRTLAFAKTHPDTTWILGRGWDENFWNDRSLPTNTKLNTLFPDRPVLLQRVDGHAAVVNQAAMDAVGFDPSAAIEGGLMVKRDGRPTGLLVDNAVAVFQQIIDQADEATKRRSLLEAQSDCFDLGLTMVVDAGLDPKTIELIQRMQEEGALKIRVYAMVTDDPGFLKHFAERGPILTDRLFVRSIKVYSDGALGSRGALLKEDYHDMPGHRGLQLAARDHFKEVAEWCKRHDFQMNTHCIGDSANQLLLDVYGEVLGGTNDRRWRIEHAQVVGPEDRPKFAAYNIIPSVQPTHATSDGPWAGDRLGPERVAHAYAYEELRRAMGMVALGTDFPVEPIDPLQTFRSAVLRQAPDGWPQGGYQKENALSRLDALRGMTIWNAIATFTENDLGSLGVGKRADLTIVDRDLLKTDDDGLWKARINAVFVGGERVK
- the mtgA gene encoding monofunctional biosynthetic peptidoglycan transglycosylase, whose amino-acid sequence is MFKGLLRWLRVLWAIAVWVVVISVSWVLLLGAFDAPLTWLMAEQAKEQGRLHRIVVPLGAMARSLPLAVIASEDQRFMTHDGFAWEAIQKAREEHLRGRRLRGASTISQQTAKNVFLWPDRSWLRKGMEVWFTVLIETLWTKERILEVYLNVAELGRGVFGAEAAAQHCFNRPAAKLTREQSALMATILPAPRRYDCRKPGPYLSGRQQWVLRQMRNVGDVLDPEVLERRRDKIEREKKAVRKGGAK
- a CDS encoding succinylglutamate desuccinylase/aspartoacylase family protein, translated to MEGTEETSDSCTLVRILGTSVRPGERHVLDLQVARLYTRTSVEIPVVVQRGLEEGPVLLLLAGVHGDEVNGIDTVRRILGDLKERPLRRGTLVAIPVLNVFGFLAMKRELPDGRDLNRFFPGSRGGSLAARLAHALVTEVLPPVDVTIDLHSGAAQRFNHPHLRYTADDAASFAMAQVFDPPILLRASVREKSIREHLNKRGRTYLLFEGGMAGSLDEDVVREAHRGVTRVMEHLGLWDGPSDNPRGAVHRNASKWLRAPVSGLFHPMAEGGSRVEKGMVLGLITDPYGDLVKQVHATFAGHVLCVNTAPVVNQGDALFHLCFDR
- a CDS encoding DUF202 domain-containing protein, which gives rise to MLPRSERIKGLLRFGRPFSNRDKLILRDHLALERTRLANERTFMAYVRSALYLLIGGLALLQLQGHGDLQWVGITAIVLAVAFALVGLTRFLKLKRQLASYYEPLQRDDAEGDLERSGPLHESAGP
- a CDS encoding Crp/Fnr family transcriptional regulator — translated: MDLVRRTIERYVKLTDAEWAEVAPCWKEHHFPKGAFVSEAGRIEKRFYIVVEGVQRLYFAHDGNEHCLGFSYGHSWSGDYDAFLSQRPGRFHVQAVTDSVLTGIDRQDLQRLYDRIPAMDRWGRLILEEVVQGRATREIEQFTLSAEERYRRLVQRSPHLLQLVAQKDIASYLRMTPETFSRLRAKVL
- the purL gene encoding phosphoribosylformylglycinamidine synthase subunit PurL, translated to MSTKTLNPDTAPAGVDTAKKLGLLPEEYDRIQEILGRQPNFTELSIYSAMWSEHCSYKNSIKQLKTLPRSGPKLLAEAGQENAGLVDIGDGWACAFKIESHNHPSAIEPYQGAATGVGGINRDIFTMGARPIAQLNSLRFGDISTEARSRWHMRGVVKGIGDYGNAFGVPVLGGEVYFDPCYTTNPLVNAMSVGIVRTDRVISATSHGQGNPVFIVGSSTGKDGIHGASFASKDITETSMDDLPAVQVGDPFMEKLLLEASLELSLTDAIIGMQDMGAAGITCSTSEMSAKGEAGMEIHLDRVPTRQEGMRAWEILLSESQERMLVVVKKGREAEVKAIFDKWDLNCMEIGTVTEGGQVRFYMHGELVADVPADSLVLGGGAPVYTREEKEPAYIKENRKFSTDDVPVPDDLRAVAYDLLASPNIASKRWVYEQYDTMVRTNNMSTNAPSDAGLVLLKEGGGTKGLAVTVDCNGRYVHADPYMGAMIAVSEAARNIACTGGEPCGVTNCLNFGNPYDPEVYWQFAQAIKGMGDACRAFETPVTGGNVSFYNHTVTEKRNIPVFPTPTIGMVGIVPDVARRMSLDFKAKGDLIFMLGKAVEDIACSEYLVRHHKIDRSPAPYFDIDEEKRLHTMLLMLIRKGLINAAHDVSDGGLWTTLVEMGLPRGLGFDIVTDSEIREDAFLFGEGQGRAVVAVDHEMENDFLDLLQASRVPFVLLGHVTKGKLVIDDVPYGFIEDARKVFEEAIPNILREP
- a CDS encoding DinB family protein, whose protein sequence is MNTRDLIDALQNELRRQLEHCALLREMPLERLHLRPAPKRWSAMEVLRHMVISSGHYHARLERLYADENNGLRFRTNYLPGRWGDFSVKAMEPKPDGRIGWRMKTMGMFEPRHVATTGWLALDDFEALCRGSIGLLERARTRGLEGEKVTSTLGPVLQFKAGDAFRFPVAHQRRHWLQLERTLHEVGAGSLHTLPTHEDRVDPGFP
- a CDS encoding sigma-70 family RNA polymerase sigma factor, whose translation is MEHAGIIARILQGDAHAYGELVRKYQHMVFTVCHRVLRNDQDAEEATQDSFVKAYQHLAGFGGNAKFSTWLYSIAYRTAISHGRRRKETGALEDLPHHPASDGGNEGHRTELRRVLDDALARLVPEDASILSFFYLEELSVEEIVTVTGLGASNVKVKLHRARKKLLEVLEKELGAEARELLLDHA